CACGTCGCCCCAAGCTTGCCCCGGCCGCAGGATGAGGTCCTCGCCGGGGACGCGAAGCTCCATGTACTCGTTGCCCTTTTCGATGCGGATCGTGCCGACGCGGCAGTCGGCGTAGAGGGCGCGCCCGGTAGTCTGCTCCAGGTTGTCGCCGTCCTGGACCGTCACTTCGCGCCGCTTGACGCCGCTGGCCGTCTCGGCGTCCACCTCGATCTTCGCGGAGATGACGTTGCGCTTGTTGCTCACCGAAACCAGGCGCACGTAGGGCTTGTTGTGTGCGTGCTCCACGGTGGCCGAGGCGACCTCGATCTGTTTGACCAGCTTCTTCTCGTAGGCGTCCACGGCGTCGAGCCGGTAGACCATGTGGTGCTTGTCCACGTGCGTGGCCGAGTAGCGCAGGGTGCAAAGCGGGTTCATGGCGTCGAGCGCCTGCTTGCCCGCACCCGAAAGACCACCGTCCACGCTTTGCGGCTCGTCCACGATGATGATGGGCCGCGTCGCCCGGACTAGGTCGATGGGTTTTTCACCGCCGGTCTTCTCGCTGTCCTTGTAGAGGTTGTTCACGTCCTTCTTGTTGATGGCCCCGACCGTCACCACCATGATCTGGATGTTCGCGCTGGTGGCGAAATTGCGCACCTGGCCGAGCTTCGAGGAGTCGTAGAGGAAGTAGTCGAAGGGGACGCCCGCGTAGAGCCCCTTCAAGTGCTCCTCGGCAATCTCGATGGAGTGATATACGCCCTCCTTGATCGCCACCGAGGGCACGACGATGACGAACTTGGTGAACCCGTAGCGTTTGTTCAGCTCGAAGATGCTGCGCAGGTAGACGTAGGTCTTGCCGGTCCCGGTCTCCATCTCCACGGTGAAGTCGCCGGAGGCCAGCTCTTCCGAAGGCTGAAGGCCGTTGCGGAGCTGAATGTCCTTCAGGTTCTTGACGATCTCGTCGTCGAGCAGGGTAAGCCGGTTGCCGATGCCGAGGTCGTCCATCTCGAACAACCGGCTTTGCGGGTCCAGGGGATCGCGGGTGACCGTGAACTCCGTCCGGCAAATCTCCTGGCCCCGGAAGAGGTCACAGACCGCCTCGATGGCGTCGAGCTGGTAGTCCAGGTTGGGCTCGAAGTGCAGTTTCATCGGCTACAGGCTCCTCACGTTGGCGATGCCGTTCTGTTCGAGGATCGCCGCGAGGTTCGTCTTGGCCACGTCGTCGGCGAAGGCGCTGTCGCGGAAGACGCAGGTCGTGTCGCCCGCCGGGGCGAGGGCCTTGTGCCACTCGACGATGCCCCTGCCCAGATTCTCCACCTCGGCGGCCGTGATCTTCTCCGCAAGGCAGGCGATCAGGACGCCACCGCCTATGGCGTGCACGTCCTTACCCGCGATTGCCCGTTTCTCAATGGCCACACAAAGGTCGAGGCCGAGCTTGAGGAGGACTTCGTACAGGATGTCCGTTTCGGTGCGGTCAGTCTTCAGATGCTCGACAGCATCCGTGAGTGTCTTGGAAAGATCCTCGCTCTTCGGTTCCCATTCCTTGATATTCGTGGAATCCAACTTGAAGATCCGGAAGCCCACGTCGCCCGCGAACATGGGATTCTCTTCCTTAACCTTCTTGGCGGCCCGGCGCAGGCGCTCCTTCGTCAGCTCGGCGATGTTGAGCGGCTTCCTCAGCTTCTTGCAGAACTCGGCGGCGACCTTTTGATCTCTGTTTTCCGGATCGAGCGGTTCGGGGAGTTGGACGAGGATGCAACGGCGTTTGCCGCCGTCACCGGCGTTCTGTGCCATGACCGCGTGGGCTGTAGTCCCCGATCCCGCGAAAAAGTCCAATACGAGTTCAGAGTTGTCAGGGGTGGTGCTAATCTGAAGGATTCTCCGAAGAAGACGAGTCGGTTTTGGGTTATCGAAAACACCTCCACCAACTAATTCCTTTACCTCATTATTGGCTTCGTGGTTGTGTCCTACTTCGTCATGCGTCCAGATTGTGACGGGCGTGACACCTTGCTTAACCTCTGATAAAAAACTCTTTCTGGATGGGGTGGATTTCCCATCTGGTCCGAACCATATTTCGTTCCCACCGTCCATCCTTGCCATCGTGTCGTCGGAATAACGACGATATGTTCCTGGAGGCGGACTCCACTTAATGCCGTTAGAAAATACATAGGGCGAGGTATCGGTCCCACTCTTCGCATGTAAGGGCGTAGCCTTCCAAAGGCCCTTTGGGTGCCCGTCAGGATTGCTGTACGCCGCCTTCTGGTCTTCGGATCTTGGCTGTAAGAGGATCTTGGCGTTATCACGACTGCGGGCGAACACAAGGATGTGATCGTGGTTGTCCGAAAAGAATTGAGCGTCATTGGCACGCGTATACTTCTTTTGCCACACCACGTTTGCGATGAAATTTTCTTCTCCAAACACGTCATTCATTGCATGCCGGAGATTGTGGACCTCCATGTCATCAATGTTCACGAACACCAAGCCGTCCTGAGTCAAAAGGCTTCGAGCCAGCTTCAGCCTCGGATACATCATGTTCAGCCAGTCGGTGTGGAATCGCCCGCTGGCCTCGGTGTTGCTGCTCATCTGCCGACCGCCTTCCACCTGGCTGGTCAGTTCCAGGTAGTTACGGATGTTGTCCTGGAAGTTGTCCGGGTAGACAAAGTCCTTGCCGGTGTTGTACGGCGGGTCGATGTAGATGAGCTTCACCTTGCCCGCGTAGCTCTTTTGTAGGAGCTTCAAGACTTCGAGGTTGTCGCCTTCGATCATCAGGTTCTGTGTGGTATCCCAGTCCACACTCTCCTCGGGGCAAGGCCGGAGCGTCCCGGTCGAGGGTGTGAGGGCGAGCTGCCGCGCGCGTCGCTTGCCGTGCCAGTTGAGACCGTATTTCTCCTCGGCGTCGGTGATAGTCTTGTCGTCCACCAGCGCCTTGAGCGCGTCCACGTTGACCGTAACGCCCTCCGGTCCTTCGGTGACGAGTTCGGGGAAGAGCGCCTTGAGCTTGGCGATATTTTGCGCGACAGCATCGTCCGCAAGACCCTCGGCATTAGCGGTGAACTTCTTCATCATCGTTGTGCCCTTGTTGTCATCTGCATTCTCAGAACCAGCCATACTCTCTCGCCGTCGTTCTTCCAATCGTGCCGTGCCTTTCGGATCGCTCCTTTAATTGCCGAAACGACGCCGAGCGAAGCTTGACGAAATAAAGGCGATACGTGTCCTTCGTTCGAAGTCTCTCAAACACAGCGACCCATGGCGAACGCATCAGTTTGCCCTTTTGCCTAGGTCGTAGCCCCTCTGCAACCTCCGGAACCTCTTTCGTCATTTGGAGACGCCACATATGGTTACCTTGATATTTCATCCGAAGCTGCACGGTCGTCCCATTGGACACCCTGTAATTCAGGTATGTCGGATCTCCGCCGTGTGGGTTTAGACCAAAGAACAGCCCTTGTTCTGCTTTGAACTCCAGCTCTCGTCCCATCGCGGTTACATATCCACACTCGATCCAGCACACCGTGGCTGTGCCGGGGTCTACTTCAGCCATATCATCAGCAAGGACTTCTCGTGTTTTGCGCTTCGCTTGCCCAAGGCGTAGGCCCGCACGCGACCGGCGAGCTTCGCGCCTGAACCGAGAGCTATCAGTGAATTGTGACCTGTAGTGGTCTAACTCGCCACGCTTCAAAGGACGGCCAAGTCTCCAGACATCAGCCCAAATCGAATCGAGTTCTCGTTTGTCGGAGGATGAGTCTGCATGCAGCAGGACTATGGATTCGGCATTTCCGGCCAAGGCGTGTTTGGTCAGATTGGCGGAGCCAATCACCATGAAGGCCCTGGAACGATGGGTGGAGTCTAAAAGGTAGAGCACCTTGGGGTGGAATCTCCGGGCTTCGTGCTCGAAGGAAGCAACCCGAACATCTGAAGATTCGAGGGACAAGCAAAGCTCAATGGCTCCAGGCTGACTTAGCGCGTCATCCAATCCTATAAGCCATTGTGAGCGGACAGGCGGCGATAGAAGTAGGCCGAGAACGTCGCGGAGCCCAGCAATGGTTACATAGGCCATGGCTGCGCATACCGTATTGTATTGGCGGTGATGCATCTCTCTTGCGAGCAGGGCTTTTATTGAAGCCGTTGGAGATGCATCCTTTTGTATCAAGTATTCGTATCTCATGATCGTCGTTCTCGCCTAAAGCAGAGCTCGTTGTTCTGTTAACTGGTTGGAAAGGAAGCTAATCTGTCGATTGAGTTCCACCCGCCGCGCCATCTGCTTCTCTTTCCCCGCCGCCGCGCGCAGGCGGGTCATCTCCGTTTCCAGCCGGGAACACTCTCGAAGCGCGTCCTGCCTCGCCGTGGCCCGCTCTTGGTCGGCCGCTGGCGTGAAGCTGCCCGTCAGCCGGGCGGCCTTGAAGGCGACCAGCGTGTCCACCCACCCCTGGTAGAGTGCTCGCAGGGTGCCGTGCGGTTGCCGCTCCAGCGCCAGCGCCTTTCGGAACTCTTCAAGCTGCGGGGCCTCGCTCCCCACCTCCCAGTCGGCGGCGACCACGTCGCCGTCGAGCACCGTCTTTTCCGCCTCGTTCTGCGCCCAGCGCTTGTGCGCGGCCGAGAAAACCAACTGCCCGGCGTGCTCCGTCAAAAGGAGGAGCGGATAGGGCACGGCGCGGTGGACCAACTCCACGAGGCGCGTCGTCTTGGCCCCGGCGCGAAGAGTGAACCGCAGTACGGCGATTTCGAGGTATTCGCGCTCCGGGTCGCGGTACTCGGGAACGCCGATGGTTGTCGGCTTGAGGGCCGCGATCCAGAACAGCTCCTCGATCCCGTCGTTGATGTGCCGCTTGTCGGCGGCCGTGGGGGCTCCGTTTTCGAGCAGGAGCTTCTTCGGGACGCGCCGCTCCACCTGCGCGCTCGCGGGAAGGTCCAAGGCTGCGATGAGGTCGGCGGCGTTCATTCGGCGGCCTCCGGCAGGATCACGAGGTAGGCCAGTACCTCGAAGTCGTTGGTCCCGGCGAATTCGCCCTTGAGTGCGTGGGTGCCGCCGGGCTTGAACAGGCTCGCCATGGCGCGCTCCTCGTTCTTGCCTACGACCGACGCGACGGCGGCGGATAGAAGCTCTTGGGCCTTGCGCATCTCCTCGCCTTGTTTCGTGGTCTTGTCGAGTCGGGCGCAGGCCTCGGCGTCGGGTATGTCGCGCCCAAGACAAACGCGCTTCACCCTGTCGAGCACTTGCTTGGCCTGGGTGTAGGGAAGGAGCACCGTGCCGTCTTCGCCGACGTGGACCAGGTAGTGCGGCGCGAGGGGATACCCGGCCTCGGTGGTCCGCTTGGCGGCGTCGCCTTCCGCCCGCAGGCAGAAGATGATGCCGGGCGGGACTTCGGCCTCCGTGGTCGTCGTGACCGCGCAGGTGCCCGTCGGGAGATTCTCCAGGATGCCGGGATGGGCCTTGAGGTACTCTGCCAGGTCGATGCGGAAATCGGTCAGCGTTAGGTCGGCAATGGAAACGCCGGTCGAAAGGTCCTCCAGGTCGATGACGGCATCCTGGAGTTTGAGGAGTTGCTTGCGGCGGTACTCCAAGTCGTTCATCTGGT
The Candidatus Nitrospira nitrificans DNA segment above includes these coding regions:
- a CDS encoding site-specific DNA-methyltransferase; protein product: MMKKFTANAEGLADDAVAQNIAKLKALFPELVTEGPEGVTVNVDALKALVDDKTITDAEEKYGLNWHGKRRARQLALTPSTGTLRPCPEESVDWDTTQNLMIEGDNLEVLKLLQKSYAGKVKLIYIDPPYNTGKDFVYPDNFQDNIRNYLELTSQVEGGRQMSSNTEASGRFHTDWLNMMYPRLKLARSLLTQDGLVFVNIDDMEVHNLRHAMNDVFGEENFIANVVWQKKYTRANDAQFFSDNHDHILVFARSRDNAKILLQPRSEDQKAAYSNPDGHPKGLWKATPLHAKSGTDTSPYVFSNGIKWSPPPGTYRRYSDDTMARMDGGNEIWFGPDGKSTPSRKSFLSEVKQGVTPVTIWTHDEVGHNHEANNEVKELVGGGVFDNPKPTRLLRRILQISTTPDNSELVLDFFAGSGTTAHAVMAQNAGDGGKRRCILVQLPEPLDPENRDQKVAAEFCKKLRKPLNIAELTKERLRRAAKKVKEENPMFAGDVGFRIFKLDSTNIKEWEPKSEDLSKTLTDAVEHLKTDRTETDILYEVLLKLGLDLCVAIEKRAIAGKDVHAIGGGVLIACLAEKITAAEVENLGRGIVEWHKALAPAGDTTCVFRDSAFADDVAKTNLAAILEQNGIANVRSL
- a CDS encoding DUF4391 domain-containing protein is translated as MNAADLIAALDLPASAQVERRVPKKLLLENGAPTAADKRHINDGIEELFWIAALKPTTIGVPEYRDPEREYLEIAVLRFTLRAGAKTTRLVELVHRAVPYPLLLLTEHAGQLVFSAAHKRWAQNEAEKTVLDGDVVAADWEVGSEAPQLEEFRKALALERQPHGTLRALYQGWVDTLVAFKAARLTGSFTPAADQERATARQDALRECSRLETEMTRLRAAAGKEKQMARRVELNRQISFLSNQLTEQRALL